GGAGGCGAGTTGTAGATTCGTAGCGGCGTAACGGACAACGCTGCTCCATTTCGCCGCGCGAAGCATCTGATTTGGCTGGTATGGTTCGATTGCAGCCTCTCGTATTTCCTGCCCGTCATCTTCGAGACACAGCATCCCTGCCTGACGTTTAATCGAACAGAGCGATTCGTCAAAATCGTTATGAACGACTGTGATCACCAGAATATCGGGATCAAAATGTTTGCGGGCATAACGAGCCATCTGAAGATACTGACTAAGCGGTGCGCCGGAAATACCGAAGGCGTACACCTCCGCTTGCGGGGAGACAAGCTCGCTCAAGCGGCCGGCAAGTGAAGTCTCTACATCGACCTGAAGCGCTTCGATATAAGAATCGCCGATGATCGCAATGCGCGGCCTGCGTTTGGTTTCCTCGAAATCAACCGCACTATTCCATCCTCGATTGTTGATATGCCATCTAGCGCGTTGCTGGGCCATCGTCCCCATAGTGAAGACACCCTCGCGAAGATCCGTCGTCGAAAACCTGAGGATGAGATCGGCCGGGTCGTAGTAGTAAGAGGGAAACTGTGCTGCCGGCACAACAAAGGTCGCAGTGAACTCCAAGAACAGGAAAAGAACGACGCAAGACGGTATCGTGAGGACAAGAATATTTCGAATCATGATAGACACGATGAACTGCATCCAAATAGGCGAAGCGCTAAGGTTATTTTATGGCGAACAGGAGCACTTCGGGCGATAGATTAGCCTTCCCGATGGCTGTCTTGAATCGCATCTGCGCTAAACAATACGCCGTTAGGGATCGGAGGCTGAGATTATTTCAGCGTGACGTCGTGGGAAATGGCTCAACTGTATGCTGCCTGAACCCGATGCCGTGCAGGATCTTCCTGGAACGGCTGGAACTTATTGAGTAGCAGCGATGAGGTTGTGTCGAGATATTCATGGGGGTCGTCTGCTATGACCTCGATGCAGCATCTGAATTCTCAGCCAGCGCCCCCAACACGCCGCTGGCTTTTTTCAGCAGTCGATTGTGCGGAAGCATGTTACTGACCATTTTAGCCCCGCGTAACATCAGCGGACTCGCAAACGGTCGCAGGACCGGATGCAGGAGAAATGCCCTGTGCACCGGCCGGGCGTCGAAGCCAACTTTCTTCTTATAGTTGTGTAGTCCTTCTGCTTGATGCGCATCCTGGATGGAGCTGAGACCGTAACTGACCGTATGACAGCCACGCTTGACCAGAAAATGACTCAGAACGAAGTGTGCCAGACCGTCGTTCGGGCACAAGGTTCGAGAGCCATCGGCGGAGAAACTGCCTTCGATCTCCACCCAATCGTCAACGACGACCAGCGTCATGAAGGCCACCAGGGAATCGTCTTGCCACGCCCCGACGGCACAGTGAAAGGGATTGAGGGAGAACTGGCGAAACCTGTTCTGGAATTGCTCGAACGTCCCATCTGAAAGACCCACACGCGTGCGGGTCTCGCTGAAGGCCGTAAAGCCATGAGCCATTACCGTCGGCCAATCCACAAATTCTATCCGAAGGCTCCTGCCGGCCCGTCTGGCATCCCGCCGGCCTGCGACACCGAGATTCTCCAGACGGTAGGATCTGTCGTGGCAAACATACAACCAGGCATTTGCCGGATGGGACTTGTCCGGTTCGACGAGATAGGTTGCCACAGTAGACCGGCTGCGTCGCAGAACGTTGCGTAACTCATCCGGAGACGGTGGCCTCAGCGCGAATGTCGGGACCCGCATCATGGCGTACGATTCGTACCTGATCCAGAAAGTGCCAGGCAATCCAGGCAGCACCCGTCTTCCGCTCCTCGCCAACGCCGAAGCATACCCGTCCAGGGTAGGGGTCGTCGATGCAGCACCGATTGGGGATACCTTGTTCATGGGTATAGCACGTTTGACAAGTGAGTCGGCCATTCAACAGCACCGCTCGCGCAATGCAGAAAACCTTATACGGCTCAGCAGCCTCTCACCGGGTCCCGGGTGAGAGGGACCAGACGGAGAATCACTCGCAATGTACCCTCAGTGTTCCCCGATCCTGACGACCGACCAGGGCCTCTTCGTATAACGCTTTTATCCGAAGGGCGACGCGATCGACCGCCAAATCGCGAATATTCTGGCGGCCGTTACTTCGCTCTCGTACGGTCACGATGGTAGCGAGTCGCTCGCCGAGTTCCTGTGCCTCGCGAGAGCAGATGTAGGACCAGGTTACACCCTGCAATCTCTCCGGCGTATCGCCGCAGGCGGTGGCGACGATCGGGAGATTACACGCAAGGGCCTCTTTGACGGTGTTATTCGATCCTTCATGCCGGGATGTGAGTAGCAGCGCATCAGCCGCGCAAAAAAAGAGCGGCATGCGTTCAGCAGGCTCATGTTCCAGGACATGCATTCTCAGCGAGGGCACCGTTCCCCGCGCCTTCTGGTAGGCGGCATGCGCAAGCTCTGGGTCCTTGACCCAGGCGCCCTTGCGATCCATGAACAGGACCACCGGATCCTCATGATTCCACCCGAGCCTCGCGCGTGCCTCTCCCTGGGAAACAGGCTGAAATACATCGAGATCGACTCCGTTCGGGATGACTGCGCACTTCTGCCGCAATAGAGCCAAGGAAAGGGCGTGTTTGAGTTCCTCGCTTTTTGCGATTGCTCGACGACAGCCGAGGGCTCCCAGGCGGGAGAGAATACCGGACAGGATGCCCGACCAGGTTCTGCGTCCCTGTTCATCGTAGTTGCCAAGAAGGTCACTTCCACAGAAGGAAAGAATCACGGGCTTCCCCGCACAGAGCACTCCTGCAACCGCCTGAGCCGCTCCAAAATGAATATGCACAAGATCGGCACCAAACTCGCGAGCCTTTCGCCGCAGGGCCAGACCACCTTTGATCAGTCCCGACAAGGAGCGTCTGTTGTGGAAGACATAGGTGTCGACGTCGACGCCGAGCACATTCAGAGAATCGATCTGGCGTTTAGCCCAGACGGTCGGCAGGTTGGTGCCGGGCATGGGCGCGATGACCATTAACACACGCATAGGATGAGTCGGACCCTTATCGGAATTTCTCAAAAAAACGGTTTCCGGCTAACAATAGTCCCTCGACTCTGCAAGCAGTGCAGCGTCAGTGCTCTCAGCTTGAGGTAGACTTCCCCGCCGAATGTCTTCGCAATTTTCCGCAACATCCAGAATGCGTGTTCCCTTGTTCGAGTCAGATACCGGCCTTGAATAAGTCGGGCCTGCCGTTCAGGGGTCATTCCGCGCCGGATCACATACCGCCCGAAGACTCTGGTGTTTCCAACCATGTGACTACGACCGGTGGGTTCGCTGGTAAAAAGGGCGCGAATGCCGGCGGCGGAAGCGGCTTCCGCGACCTCTTGAGAATAGTAGCCGCCGGGAATGGATGCCGTGGTCACCGGCTCGCCGAGGATGTCCGAGAGGCATTTCACACTGTCGGTCCACTCCCTGAGTATGGCGCCGTAAGCTTGCGAGGAGATCATCGAGGGATGAGAGCGTGAATGGCTGCCGATCACATGTCCCCTGGCTCTTAATGCCCGGAGCTGTTCCGGCTTCAGAAAGTGTGGTTGTCCGACCCAGTCGGTCGGTATAAAGAAGTGCGCCTTCCATCCGTATCGCTCCAATACATGCATGACTGTGGTGTAGGCGCTCCGTCCTCCGTCATCGAAGGTCAACATCACGGAAGGACTCTCCGGCCAGGCCTGCAGGACATCCGGGGCCAGTGAAGGTCCGCCATTCACATGCTTGCTCAAGGCGGCCATGTGGGCCTCGAACTCCACTCGCTCTATGGTGTATCGGCTGGAGGAGACGCCTGAAAATCCGCTTCCCTCAAGCGCATTGGAATCAATGATGTCGTGGTACATCAAACAAACAGCACGCATCGTGGTATCTATGTCCTCTGAGCCAAGAGGTTTATCGGTACGGCGGGATCGGTTGGAGTAAGCCCGAATGATCGGGAACGCACTCCGGTTGGCCTCGCCCTGGCCGTTCCTGATCAATTGCCACACAAGTCGTAGGCCCCATCCGTGACATTCCGGGTAAACAAGTCGAACACCGAGCTCCCCACCACGTTAGTCGAGCGCTATCGGATGGGACTTGCTGCTTAACGCAAGGTGAACGGAAAGGAGCATGACGACCCTTTGGTACAGACCCTGCCGCGAGATGTCGGGATGGAGCAGTCCGCCACAGAAGGCCTCAATGATGGGGCGATAGGCCTCCGGACGAAACACGTCAGGCAGCCTGCTCTCCCGCCCGAGAAGTGTCTCCCTCACGCGCGCCTTGAAGGACGCATCGACCCAGGTGTCGATCGGAATGGAGAAGCCCCACTTGGGTTTCCGGGCCACCGCAGGCGGGAGGCGCCGATCGGCCACTCCGCGCAAGACCAGCTTGCATGTCCTGCCGCTCACCTTGAGGCGATGCGGAAGTGTGAGCCCGAACGCGAAGAGGTCTTCGTCCAACATCGGCACTCGAACTTCTAAACTTTCCTTCATACTAGCCGTGTCGACTTTAAAGAGGAAATCGTTGGGAAGCACCAGCCGGAGATTGGTTTCTGTGGTCGCCGCGGACAATCGCTCCAGGCGGGAGGCGCCTCGGGGAAGAGCAATCTCCAGCTTCGGTTCGAAAAATCTCCGGATGGGCAGCTGTTTTCCCTCATCGAGACAAAGACGGCGGTGCTCGTCTTCACGGATCCAGGAAAAGAGATTCTGCATCACGGAGATATCGTCGGCATTCTCGAACTCTCGCAGACGGTGCAACAGCCTGTGCGGAACCATCCCTAATCCGGCCGCAGGCGTGAGCAGAAGGGATGCCGCATGCAACAGGGGAGCCGGCAACCGTTGCAATCGCGCGATCCTGGCGATCTGCCAAAACGTGTTATAGCCGCCGAATGCCTCATCCCCTCCGTCTCCGGACAGCGCCACGGTCACATGTTGCCGCATCAGCCGGCACACGGCATGAGCTGCGAACATAGAGGTATCTGCAAAGGGCTGACCTGCGTGCTGCAGAAGGCCGGTGACATGATCCCAGGTGCCTCGCATCTCATCCATATCCAAGGTGGTATGGTCGCTGCCGATATGCCGGGCGACGGCCACGGCGGCCCAGGTCTCGTCGTACTCCTGTTCTGAGAAGCGTACGTTGAATGTGTGCAGGGATCTGTTCGCCGCTTCTTGAGCGGCGGCGCTGACGAGGGACGAGTCGATACCTCCGCTGAGCAGCGCGCCGAGAGGCACGTCGCTTTCCATCTGCCGCTGAACGGCAGCCGTCAGCAAGGCATCAGTGCGATCGATGGCTTGCACCGCCGTAATTGCCGGATCGGGATTGATAGTCCACTGATGAAAGGTTCGCGTTTTCCATGATACATCGCCATGGCTCAGCCTCGCCTCTAACACTTCGCCAGGCTGGAGCGCGCGAATGCCCCTGTAGAATGTTTCCGGCGCAGGAATGTACAAGAGAGCCGCGAAATCGTACAGGGCCTGCCGGTCAGGCCGGTCATCGATCCCCGGCAAGGTAAGGAGAGCATTGATTTCGCTGGCGAACGCCAGGCGGTGAGGAGCCTGCGCGTAAAACAATGGTTTGATGCCGAAGCGATCCCGCGCGAGCAACAACGTTTGTGCTCGAACATCGAAAATCGCCAGAGAGAACATCCCGCGCAGGCGGGAGACGAATCCCGGTCCTTCCTCCTGATACAGATGCGGCAGAACCTCGGAATCCGATCGCCCTCTGAACACATGCCCTCGGGACTCAAGCTCGCGTCGAAGGTCACGATGATTGTAAATTTCACCATTGAAGACGGCCCACACCGTTTCGTCTTGATTCGCAATCGGCTGAGCGCCGGTCTGGGAGAGGTCAAGGATGCTGAGTCGTGTATGGACGAGCGTCGCGCCCGGCCAGGATCGGACCCCCTGACTGTCAGGTCCACGATGCTTCAGCGCCCGCGCCATTTGCGTGGCAGACTGCTGTCCATCGGAAACGGACCCTAACCACCCGGCAATTCCACACATCTTTGAACGCTCTCTATCTTGATTGCTTCAGAGTGATACGATAGGGGCCTGCACCCGACAGGGATCAGGCTGCGCCTAAACTTTCCAACCGGCCTCTGCGTACGTGCGAACCGTGCGATCGACCAGTTGGTTGAGCCCGAACTCTTGTTCAACTTTCACGCGTCCGGTCTGCCCCATGGTGAGGGCCAAATCAGGATGTTCGATCAACGTCGCAATGCAGTCCGCAAGATTGTGTTCGTCTCCCCTCTTGACGACGAATCCGGTCTTTCCATGTTCCACGAGAGCCGGGCAATGGCCTGCATCGGTGGCGACGACGGCGCGGGCGCAGGCCATCGCTTCCATCACGACATTCGGGCATCCCTCTTCATCAGCCGTGTGAACCAAGAAAGTCGACTGCGCCAACAGGTTCGGAATATCCTGCCGGACGCCCAAAAATTCGATCAAGTGCTGCACTCCCAAACCCTTGGCTTGCTCTTCCAAGGCCTGACGCAAGGGCCCTTCACCGGCGTGGCGGACACGGAAAGAGAGCCCTCTTTTATGAACCTGTGCAACGGCCTCCACGAGCCGGTCCCAACGCTTTTGAGGGTAGAGCCTGCCTACGGCAAGCAACTGCGGCGTTCGAGGAAGATCTGACGTCGCCTTGAAATGTTGAATATCCAGGCCATTAGGCACCACGCTCAACCGCGAAGGTTTGAACGGCCCAGCCGCCTCTGCGACCGCCTGCTTGGCTGCGAGACTGTTACAGATCTGAATTGAGGGCCAGCGGGCGCTTAAACGTCCAAGGATATTGCCGGCTTGCTGGCGATCACTCAGGAAATTGTTCCGGATGGATCCGATGGAGATCATATTGGTGCCGAGGGTGCACCACCAGGCAGGAAAATTCGTATAAAAACTGTACGAATGCACAACTTCCGGAGCGAGCGCCTTCACCAACCGGCGCAGCCCCATCATTTTTTCGTGGACGGCAAGGTGCTCAGAAAACGTATAGAGGGGAACTCCCAAGGCCTTAATTTTTTCAGCAAAGGCAGTGCCCTGCGCGGCATTCCACACCGCCACGGCAGGCCTGTAACGCTGACGGTCAATAGCCTTGAGAAGATAGTAGAGCTGCCGCTCATATCCGCCCAACCGTAGCTGGCCTATGAGGTAGAGGATTCGAGGTTGCATGAGACGGTTTTGATCCCCGTGCGATTCGAAATGGCCTGAAGGGGCAATGAGAATATAGGCCCGGTGAGTATCTTCCAGGACCGGCATGCCGGTAATCAGAACATGACGTACACGGAATCCGACACATCCTCTTCGAGGGTTTCCGTTGTCGCAAACTCCTGCCCGAGCTTTAGCAGACTGACAAGCACCGGTTGCAGGGCATCGGTGACCGGCCCCGGTGTCCAGGATTCGCTGATTGCTCGAGCCATGATTTCAGCGTTGAGTTTTGGCGAGTCCATCCCCGCGGGGATGGAGAAGATTGCCTTCGGCGACTGGTCATCGGTGACATCAGCCCAATTGGTAGCGCCTCGCGACCACACTGTCGAAATCCGGATAAAGCGCTGCCCCGACGGCGCCAGAGCGATCGGTGAAAACTGTCGTTGGTAAATCTGTCGCAGCCCTTTCATGAATCCGTCAGGCGTGTTTTGAGGCAAGGACCCAACCTGCTTTTCCAAATGCCCCTTTGTTTCCGGCCACCCGGGCTGCTCGCCCTTCATAAGCAAGCAATTGCCCAGAATCAGCACGTCCATTTCGGTTCGCATGAAGCAACGGTAGGCGTCATAAGGTGTGCACACGACAGGTTCGCCCCGTACGTTGAAAGAGGTATTCACAATGACCGCATAACCGGTCCGTTGCTCGAAGCTTTCGATCACATCGTAGTAGAGGGGATGATCCTCCCGACGGATCGTCTGAACACGGGCCGAGTAGTCCACGTGCGTCACGGCGGGGATGTCGCTTCGGGTTTGTTTGACGATCGATAGGAGATTGCTATTACCAGTCTCTCGAGGCGCCGGTTTGCGTCGGCCCTCCCTGACGGGGGCTACCAACAACATGTAGGGGCTCTCCCCGTCCAAATCAAAATATTCCCCGGCCTTCTCGGCCAGGACCGTCGGCGCAAAGGGACGGAAGGACTCCCGGTATTTGATCTTGAGATTGAGGGTCACCTGCATGTCCTGGTTGCGGGCGTCACCCAAAATTGAGCGGGCTCCCAGGGAACGTGGACCAAACTCCATTCTGCCTGAGAAGTGTCCGACCACTTTCCCCTCTTCCAAGAGAGCGGCTACCGTACCAGCGCGCTCGTCACGGGACAGGGTGCGATACGGATACCCGTGTGTATCCAGAAACCCTTGAATCTCGCGGTCGGAAAATTCCGGCCCCCAGTAGGAGCCCCCCTGCGGTGAACGTGTTTTGCCGATGGACGAAGGTCGCCGGTCGAAATAATTATGGTGGGCGTCAAGAGCCGCCCCTAACGCCGCGCCGGCATCACCGGCTGCCGGTTGGATCCAGATATCCTCAAACGGACCCTCTCGTAGCAGTCGACCGTTGGCGACGCAATTCAGCGCAACCCCTCCTGCCATACAGAGGTACTTTTCACCTGTGAGTGTATGGGCGTGCCTGGCCATGCGAAGGATTGCTTCCTCGGTGACCACCTGAATCGAACGGGCGATGTCCATCTCCCGCTGAGTAATCACCGATTCAGGCTCCCGCGCCGGGCCTCCGAACAGATCACCGAACCGGGGCTTCGTCATGGTCGGTTCTGATAGGAAAGCGAAGTATTCCAGGTTCAACTCCAGTGACCCATCTTCCTTCAAATCAACCAGGTTTTTGAGGATCGTGTCGACGTACTTTGGTTCACCGTACGGGGCGAGCCCCATCATTTTGTATTCACCCTCGTTAACCTTGAAACCGGTAAACTGCGTGAACGCGGAATACAAGAGTCCCAGGGAATGGGGGAAACACATCTGCTTCAGGATCTGAAGGCCGTTCTCCGTCCCGACACCGATCGAGGCAGTCGCCCACTCCCCGACCCCATCAACCACCAGGAGCGCCGCGCGCTTGAAGGGCGAGGGATAAAACGCACTGGCTGCGTGAGAACGGTGGTGCATCTCATTGAGGATCAGTCCGTCATAGCGGAGATAGCGGCGGATCAGTTGCGGCAGATGGAGTTTGTATCGAGCCCAAGAGGGGATCGCGCGCAACCAGGCTTCCTCCCCTTTCGGTGCGATGGCCAGCAAGGTATGCAGAATGCGCTCGAAGGTGAGAGAGGCATTGTCATAGTACACGACCGACGAAAGGTCGCTCTGATGAATCCCTCCCTCCTCCAAACAATAGTTGGCCGCGAGATGCGGAAACCCACGATCGTTCTTAATGCGGCTGAAGCGTTCCTCGTCCGCAGCGGCAATGATCTCGCCGTCCTTGATCAGCGCTGCGGCGGAGTTGTGATAGAAGCAGGACAGTCCGAGGATGTATGTCGGCTTTCTGACCGGCGCCGTCTGGAGAGACCGGCTCACAGGCTTGTTCTTGGCCGGTTGAGGCAGAAGTCCGCGCGCCAGAATGTCTTCCTTCAGCAGGTGTGCAACCTGCTCATGGCCGAATGGTGAAAAATGGCTGTCATGGCGAAAGCTGAGACGCTCCCGTATCTCCTCAGGCAATGCAGCCAGGCGTGTAGTCACATCGGTCACGTGCAGCCCCCGCTCAGGCGCTTCCAGACTATTGAACAGATCTTGATACAGCGGCTTCAAGCCATGGAGGTAAAAGAAATAGGTTGGAATCGGGACGACTAGGAGCGGGATGGCAGATGTGTTCGCGTGAAAACGCTCGATGATGGCCCGCATCAACTTCCAGCCATCATGTCCCGCCGATGTGTATCCTTGGTACGGCTGAAATCCGCTCTTTCGGAGAAGATGCCCCCGTACTTTCTGAAGCCGGCTTTGGATGGACTCTCCGGCCCTATTCAACCATGGCAAACTTCGATAGAACTTACTGGACCGATCGACCCATCGGGCGAGACCGTTTCGAGCATCGGCAGTCATTTGAGCTGTGTCGACGCCCGGTCGATCCAAGGGGACGGGTACGTGGTTCAGTTGCAGGTGGTTTTCGTCCAGCGTGAAGTAGGGCTTCGGTACGAGTACGCGTTTCCCGGTCACACGATCGATGGACTCCCGGTGGGCGACCGTGATCCGTTGGATATTCTCCACGGTAATGCCGAGCACGATCAGATCCGCTTCAACTTCACGAGCAAACTCTTCAAAAATCAACAGTTGCTGATCCGTTCCGGACCCGGACATCCCATAGTTATATACCTCGACATCAAGTTCTTCGCCGAGGCGTTCCGGGAAACGTTGGTGGTTGTCACACCCGTCCCCGGCCGTATAGGAATCGCCGAAGAACAGGACGCGGCGGCGGCCATTGCGCGGTTTGGAGAATTCGATCTCTGACCGGAAGCCGAGCGAATTCGTCTTGACGAAGTAGCCGCCCAATTCGTTCGGAATACGGGCCTTCAAA
The Nitrospira sp. CR1.1 DNA segment above includes these coding regions:
- a CDS encoding glycosyltransferase, which gives rise to MRVLMVIAPMPGTNLPTVWAKRQIDSLNVLGVDVDTYVFHNRRSLSGLIKGGLALRRKAREFGADLVHIHFGAAQAVAGVLCAGKPVILSFCGSDLLGNYDEQGRRTWSGILSGILSRLGALGCRRAIAKSEELKHALSLALLRQKCAVIPNGVDLDVFQPVSQGEARARLGWNHEDPVVLFMDRKGAWVKDPELAHAAYQKARGTVPSLRMHVLEHEPAERMPLFFCAADALLLTSRHEGSNNTVKEALACNLPIVATACGDTPERLQGVTWSYICSREAQELGERLATIVTVRERSNGRQNIRDLAVDRVALRIKALYEEALVGRQDRGTLRVHCE
- a CDS encoding polysaccharide deacetylase family protein, with protein sequence MRAVCLMYHDIIDSNALEGSGFSGVSSSRYTIERVEFEAHMAALSKHVNGGPSLAPDVLQAWPESPSVMLTFDDGGRSAYTTVMHVLERYGWKAHFFIPTDWVGQPHFLKPEQLRALRARGHVIGSHSRSHPSMISSQAYGAILREWTDSVKCLSDILGEPVTTASIPGGYYSQEVAEAASAAGIRALFTSEPTGRSHMVGNTRVFGRYVIRRGMTPERQARLIQGRYLTRTREHAFWMLRKIAKTFGGEVYLKLRALTLHCLQSRGTIVSRKPFF
- the asnB gene encoding asparagine synthase (glutamine-hydrolyzing) codes for the protein MCGIAGWLGSVSDGQQSATQMARALKHRGPDSQGVRSWPGATLVHTRLSILDLSQTGAQPIANQDETVWAVFNGEIYNHRDLRRELESRGHVFRGRSDSEVLPHLYQEEGPGFVSRLRGMFSLAIFDVRAQTLLLARDRFGIKPLFYAQAPHRLAFASEINALLTLPGIDDRPDRQALYDFAALLYIPAPETFYRGIRALQPGEVLEARLSHGDVSWKTRTFHQWTINPDPAITAVQAIDRTDALLTAAVQRQMESDVPLGALLSGGIDSSLVSAAAQEAANRSLHTFNVRFSEQEYDETWAAVAVARHIGSDHTTLDMDEMRGTWDHVTGLLQHAGQPFADTSMFAAHAVCRLMRQHVTVALSGDGGDEAFGGYNTFWQIARIARLQRLPAPLLHAASLLLTPAAGLGMVPHRLLHRLREFENADDISVMQNLFSWIREDEHRRLCLDEGKQLPIRRFFEPKLEIALPRGASRLERLSAATTETNLRLVLPNDFLFKVDTASMKESLEVRVPMLDEDLFAFGLTLPHRLKVSGRTCKLVLRGVADRRLPPAVARKPKWGFSIPIDTWVDASFKARVRETLLGRESRLPDVFRPEAYRPIIEAFCGGLLHPDISRQGLYQRVVMLLSVHLALSSKSHPIALD
- a CDS encoding glycosyltransferase, giving the protein MPVLEDTHRAYILIAPSGHFESHGDQNRLMQPRILYLIGQLRLGGYERQLYYLLKAIDRQRYRPAVAVWNAAQGTAFAEKIKALGVPLYTFSEHLAVHEKMMGLRRLVKALAPEVVHSYSFYTNFPAWWCTLGTNMISIGSIRNNFLSDRQQAGNILGRLSARWPSIQICNSLAAKQAVAEAAGPFKPSRLSVVPNGLDIQHFKATSDLPRTPQLLAVGRLYPQKRWDRLVEAVAQVHKRGLSFRVRHAGEGPLRQALEEQAKGLGVQHLIEFLGVRQDIPNLLAQSTFLVHTADEEGCPNVVMEAMACARAVVATDAGHCPALVEHGKTGFVVKRGDEHNLADCIATLIEHPDLALTMGQTGRVKVEQEFGLNQLVDRTVRTYAEAGWKV